A single Oncorhynchus nerka isolate Pitt River linkage group LG10, Oner_Uvic_2.0, whole genome shotgun sequence DNA region contains:
- the LOC135573798 gene encoding long-chain-fatty-acid--CoA ligase 6-like, protein MPAWALKKGMEGSYRDLCKNTVLKKAIMEDLQRLGKASGLHSFEQVKNIHIHNEQFSIQNGLLTPTLKAKRPELREFFKEKIEDLYENISM, encoded by the exons ATGCCTGCATGGGCCCTGAAGAAAGGCATGGAGGGGAGCTATCGGGACCTCTGTAAAAATACT gTTCTGAAGAAAGCCATCATGGAAGACTTGCAGAGACTGGGCAAGGCCAGTGGCCTCCACTCGTttgagcag GTGAAaaacatccacatccacaacgaGCAGTTCTCCATACAGAATGGCCTGTTGACTCCCACACTAAAAGCGAAGAGACCCGAGCTGAGGGAGTTTTTCAAGGAGAAGATTGAAGACCTGTACGAAAACATCTCCATGTGA